The following proteins come from a genomic window of Bdellovibrionales bacterium:
- the pal gene encoding peptidoglycan-associated lipoprotein Pal has product MLKKLFVIGLSLVFVVACSSKKKADDAGTAGDGMNSAADIAEKPIIFDPLGSDSGNISGLRTVNFAYDSQNLDAEAKQVLGSNAEWMKSNPNAKMQIEGHCDSRGSNEYNLTLGERRANTVKTYLQGQGIDGARLSVISYGEEKPLATGENDADYARNRRANFVPVQ; this is encoded by the coding sequence ATGTTAAAAAAACTTTTCGTCATCGGCCTTTCATTGGTTTTTGTTGTCGCTTGTTCTTCTAAAAAGAAAGCGGACGACGCAGGTACAGCAGGAGATGGTATGAACTCTGCTGCAGACATTGCTGAAAAGCCCATCATTTTCGATCCATTGGGATCTGACAGTGGAAACATTTCCGGTCTAAGAACTGTGAACTTCGCTTACGATAGCCAAAATCTAGATGCCGAAGCCAAACAAGTTTTGGGTTCCAATGCAGAATGGATGAAGTCGAATCCTAATGCAAAAATGCAAATCGAAGGACACTGTGATAGCCGCGGTTCCAACGAGTACAATTTAACATTGGGTGAAAGACGTGCGAACACGGTCAAGACGTACCTTCAAGGTCAAGGCATTGATGGCGCCAGACTTTCTGTGATCAGCTACGGCGAAGAAAAACCACTAGCGACTGGCGAAAACGACGCTGACTATGCAAGAAATCGTCGCGCCAATTTCGTACCTGTACAATAA